In the Pseudomonadota bacterium genome, ATGAAGTTTTTTCAATAACCGGTATCATAACTATATCTCCATTCCAAGACGATAACCATCGTGTATAGCGTTGAGCAGCCTTCTCGGCTTTTTTGCATCACCGATAAAATAGACCTCTTTTTTACCTTTATCCAGAATATTGCTCCAGCCTGATGCAATATTCCTCTGCGCTATAACAATGCTGTCAAACCCTATCGTCTTGACTTCTCCCTTAACTGTAATACTCAATTCATTCTCGTTTACTGCCGTGACTTTTGAGTTCAACATGATATTCGCCTTTTTCTTTTTTAATAATTGTATGTACTGCCACAGATAAAAGGGATTCACATCACGACCAAGCTTGCCGCTGCTTTCTACAATCGTAATATTGTATTCCCCGTTTTTTAAAAGATAAATTGCCGTGCCAAGCCCCGCACCTTCGCCGCCAATAATTGCTACGCGTCTCCCAGGCATTATCCCTTTTTCCATAATGTCATTCGGGGTTAATGTTTTTATCGAAAACAATGCGGCAGGTATGTTAATATCAGCGCCTGCAGCAATTATGACTGTGTCTGCATCGCTTTCATCAAACATTCGAGAGGTAAATTCAACACCAAGCCTTATATCAACACCGTTACGCCGGCATTCGCCTTCAAGATATCTGACCGGCCTCATCAATTCTATTGCTCCTTCATCAACCTTTGATGCAAGTATTATACTCCCGCCCAAGTAATCGCCCTTCTCGTAGAGCGTAACTTTATGACCTCTTTTTGCCGCCACAGCAGCGCACTGCAATCCTGCCGGCCCTCCTCCGATAATAATGATATTCTTCCTCTTTTCTACAGAGGCAAAACCGTAGTATCCCCATTTGTCTTCATTTTCATGACCCAAGGACGGTCTTACAGAGCACATAATGGGCTGGTGAAAATAAAGGCGTGAAAAGCAGACATTGCAGGCAATACAGGGAATAATCTCATCCTCCCTGCCCTCTTCAGCCTTCCGGGTGATTTCGGGGTCGGCGATCATGGGACGGCACGCCTCCCAGAAGTCAATTTTGCCTTCAGCAATTGCCCGCTCCGGTATCTCCGGCAGAAACTGGCGGAAAGCCATCATGACCGGGACATTTACCACCTTCTTTATTGTCTCAGCCACATAGAGCCAATGCCCCATAGGCACATCCCTTGTGATTACCGATTGGGAAGACTCGTGCCAGCCTATAGTTACACTCAGGTAATCCGCCCCGGCCTCTGCTGCAAGGCGAAAGCTCTCTATGCTCTCTTCGACGGCATTCCCTCCCCGGTCATCAAGAAGCTCAAGACCACATAAACGGATGCCTACAGGCACGGCACTGCCCACTTCCGCTTTGACACCCTGTATAATTTCCATCATAAGGCGGCATCTGGCCCGTATATCACCACAGTACTCGTCCTGTCGTTTATTTGTGTAGCGTGAAATAAATGTAGAGATGAGGTAGCCCACTATACCAGACAGCTCTATTATGTCGTAGCCTGCTTTCACTGCCCTTCGTGCAGCCTTTATATGGTCATTTACCGATTCTTTTATCTCTTTTGCCGTAATTTCTCTCGGAGCTTTAAAATATGACAGTTTCTGAGGCACAATTGACGGCATGAGACAATAATCAAGGTCTACGCCCCCTTCCCTTCCGCAATGCAAAATCTGAATGCAGGATAATGCCCCGTTGTCCTTAATAACTTCGGCAATCCGTGCAAGTCCTGGTATAAAACGGTCATCGTCAATGCTCATCATACCCTTAAAGCCCTTACCCTCTCCTTTTGAGTCCGGATATGCGCCCTGGGTAGTTACAATCCCTGCTCCGCCTTTTGCCTGCGCCTCCATGTATGCCACTTCCCTATCGGAGACATAACCGTCGCCGTAATTGAAATTTGTCTCGGTTGCAGCATATTTAATACGGTTCTTTATTATAAGGGGCCCGATGCGTCCCAATGAAAAAATATGGGGGTATTTCTCCATGTGTTTTCCTTTTTATTTTATTCCGGCTTTCTGAATATTGCTTTATCATAGTGAGCATCTGGAAGTCAAGCAGCTCACAGAAACTCGTATCGTATCTTAACTGCAGTGAATAGTCGTTAGTGAATAGCGTTTCTCACACCTGAGGGGGTCTTTTCTTGCCATATAGGATCATAGGCACCTGTTGTTGTACAAAACACAAAAAAACTGTAGTTCATCAAGGAGTTTTTCAATGTCTTCTCTTATGTATGTTCCAAGGCCTTTTTCAAAAGTTGCCTTCATGGATACAAGACCTTTAACCTGTTTTTTAGCGGGCATGGGCTTCTTATTAGCAGGGTCAGGTTTGACATTTTTGTATGCGATGAACATTCTTCCCAGTATGGTATTAGTTACAGGCGTCTTCATGACAGCATCGAATATTTTTATACGATCAGGGCATTCGAGTTTTGCAGCAAAAATATACCCCTGGGAAACAGAGAGATTTCCTGCCTGAATTGCTGCCTGAATTTCAGGATGCAGTTTTAAAAGTGAAATTGTGCGATGCATCGTCTGTATTGATTTTGCAGAGATTTTAGAAATTGTTCTCACAGTGAGAACAATTTCCTCCGGGAGGGTTTCAGGCTTAAAATTATACCTTACTAACTCGCTCATCGCCCCGGCCACATCATACCCCTTATCAGGATGTTTTGCCTGGATATATAAAATTATGCCTTTCGCCTGATCCATGGGATTAAAGTCTTCACGCTGGAGATTCTCTGTAAGTTGAAGGGCTATGATCTCATCTATTTCCCTGCCTGCTTCTATAACCCGTATTGGTACGGATTCAAGTCCGAGTTGCCGGGAATGTACAGAAACTCAGGGTTTACACATGTCTTCTTCGTTGCCATATCGCCCTTTTTTTTATTAATATCGAAGCCTTACAGATACTCCGTATGACTGCTTAATGGTCAGACATGTGCATAGCAGCTTTTTGGAATATCTTTTCCATAATCATTTTGTTTTTTCTGATAAAACTGAATTTTAATATAAATTCAACCGGTTTTGGCATGTCAATAATATTTTGATTTACTATTTTTTGAGTTTTATTTGAACATTTCCCATATTTTACCAGTTCTTCCCCTGCCTTAATAAATGCTTCATAGACAAACCTAATTTTTGGGTATTTGGTTTCTTTTTCCTTATCTTTACCGTGTCCTACCAGCAAGCCTGATTTTCTTACTAAAATGCCTACTAAAGGAGCATCAAGAAATTTCGAAAAGGTTTTAAAATACGAGATAACATTTTTTGATGTTTCAGATTCAAAATTATCCTGACAGGTCAGAAGAACAAAAGGTTTGGAAATCAATTTTCTTTCTATATGATGAAAAAACAGTCCTGAATCTGACAATGCAAGTATTGATGAATCACCGGTTGACGTTACTCTATCCAGGAAGACTTTCATCAATCCGGTCATATTGAATATATATATCGGCGTCGCATAAACAAGTATATCAGCGGTTCTCATAATATCAAACAGCTTGCCGACATCGTCTTTTTCATCATAAACACATTTCAGATAACTTTTTTGAGTATGACATACCCGGCAGCCCAGACAATGATTGATTCTTTGTTCGGCAAGAACTATTGACTCACATTGGGCGCCGGCATTTACGGCACCTTCAAAAAGTTTGTCAATGAGAAATTGTGTATATCCGTTCTTTCCACGATGACTTCCATTGATAGCAACTATTTTCATATTATTTCATCCTCTGACTTCTCAACTACCTTCGCTTACCGTCAAATAATGGATACCAAAATGTTCCCGGGGAAGTCAAGAAAGTATTATAAATGTCTGTCGTCGTAAAATATCTGCTGCTGTGCGTTCCCGCGGGCGGTTATTGGAATCATACAGTTTATAAGGGAGCAAAAAGTGTTCCGGCATAGAATTGGTTAGGGCAACCACGTGATAGCACTAATAACCCCAAAGAGGAGTGGGATTCCAGGCTTGCAGCATATATATAGTTTCAGGGAGATTGAACAAGCAATAAAGACAACTTCTTAATGTTCTTTGCTATATGGTAAAATTTATTGTGACTGACTGTAAATTTAGGTAGTTAGTATCAAAATCAAAATATATTTTCAACTTATATTGACCGGGGATACTATTTGAATTGAAATTTAATATATCCGTTAATGCGCCCGGTTGTACCTGAAAACCCCAGTCATATCCATAAGGTACTTTTGCGCTCGATAGACCGGTACAGCCTGCCCCGCTGAATGTCGGTATACAAATTCCTCTATCTACTCCGGAACCGCTAAGATTTGGATTCGTCCCATCAGATGTATATGAATATCCTAAAATTCCCCCAAGATAAATATTCCGCAAACGATTACTTGTACTACCCCCATCTCTGTTCAGTTCAATATATTTTATATAAATCGAGTTATCGAAAAGGTTTGTCATGGGTATTGAAACACTTCTGCTAGCCAATTCTCCTCCGGGGCACGAAATAGTGTTGCAGTTGGCGTCTAAACATCCCTGTACCGGTTGCTGACAGGTAGCATCCACAATCGGAGTAATAACCAAGCCACTCCCCTGTGAATAACCTGCAAATTTCTCAATTCTTACTTCTCTCTTTCCGACACCGCATTCGCCAGTTGATTTAAGGGCATAATTTGAAGTCGGCGGATTGCCAAGATATTGAACTGTGAACCTGCCCTCCCCAAAATTAATCGTTATTGCATTTCCAGGCGATAACGGGTTTGCAGGATTTAAAAAAGCCCCCGGATTTTCTGTTTTATATCGAATAGCAAATTCAACCCCGGCATTTGCGAGGTTCAGTGCCTGATAAGTCTTAACCGCAACAGGGTAGCTTCTCTGTTTAACATCCATAAAGGAAACAATACCGGCGCCGATAATGCCGACAGCAACGATAATTCCCATAAGAATAATAAGAGTCATGCCTTTATCAGTAAATTCTATCTTCATAGCAACCCCCGAAATCCCTCCCTGTAAATACACAATTGCCTGTTGTCGTATAATTCTTCGGACAAATGTTTGTAACATAGTTCTGTGTAAGGCCGCCCTGAGAAACTGAAACCGCTACCTGTACAGCAGCGTTTTGCGGTAATACCCCTGTTGGCGTAACAGTAAAATTTGTTATATTCCTGCCTATAATCTTGTTAACCGTATAGCTTGCGCTTGAAGTACCGGAATCTCTGTAAATGTCTGTGCCTGATAACCTGAATCTCACATATATATTACTGCTGCTGTCTGTCGCAATGGCATGACTTCTCTGGAAGGCAATGATGCTGCCTGCAACAGTAACCGACTTTGCATCCCTTATTTCCCTGGAGATTCTTTCAGCTATATATGCAGCTTCCTGATGAATAGTTCTCTGACTTTCCATTGACGTATAAACCTTCGTAAGATTAATAAAAAAAGAAAAGGTAAATAAAGCAATAACAGAGAGGATAACGATGGTTATTATCATCTCCATAAGCGTAAAGCCATGGCATTGTTTGAGAACGCTTATATACCCTTTAAAATGGTCTTTGCGTGACAATGGTAGATACCGTATATTCATAATTGTTCGGCTCTTTCACATAAACAACAATTTTTTTATATTTCGTATAATCTGTTATTGGAGGACTGATTGTAGATATATCAGCCGGGGCCAATTGATTAATCGTCCATCTCCATTGATAACCTGTATTCCCGGGCACTGTAATATATGTTGCCTGTGCTGCAGGAAGGCTGATGAACGGATTTCGCGTTATGTCTTCCATCTTCTGCTCTGCTATAAACCTTGCCTTTGTGATTGATTCCGGGGCAGTCCCGCTCTTTATCGCCCCTGAAAATCCGATAAAAGCAAGGGGCACAAATATCCCTGCAATAACGATAAACATTATGAGCTCAATCATTGTGAATCCTTCTCTCTTCAAGGCAGTTCCTCTACTTTTCCCGTAATTGCCCATACCTTTATCTGCTTCGGCCCTATTGCGATTGTCTGGTCTCCACCCGCAGTGGGTTCTCCAAGGGAGTTAAAAGTAAACGTTATTGTTGTGCCTGCAACAGCGTTTCCCGGAAATGTCCTGGGTTCTCCAGCCATATTATAAGCACCGGAACCATTCGTAAATAAAATGCTCTTAGGGGACATAGTGCCCATTGCAAGAGTTTGAACATATTGGATATCCGCAGCCGCCTGGTCCACTCCTGCAACAGTGCTTGTTTCAGAAGTGGAAAAAAATCTGTATCCTATGGATATGGCAAGTATACCGATAATAATAATTACAATGATTGTCTCAAGTAATGTAAAACCCTGTGAACAAGATTTTGAATTTTGAATTTTGAATTTTGAATTGAAAAGCAAAAACATTACTGGGAACGGGCGGCGTATCACGTACAGTAGAGAATTATGTCTTAATGCTGAACCCTTACCGCCGACATCTGAGTTCTGACTATTGACCCCTGTCTTTTGAACCTTGAACACATTTACTTCCTGAAAAGATTATATTTTATGATGGTAAACACGGCCTTTGCTCCATCCCTCCATGTAATCTTCTTTCCTTCCTCATAGCTTCTGCCGTAATAAGAAATAGGTACTTCATATATCCTGCAGCCCTTCCTTGCCATTTTTGCTGTAATTTCAGGCTCAAAACCAAACCTGTCAGATTCTATCCGTATCCCTTCCAGCATCTCTTTTTTAAATACCTTATAGCATGTTTCCATATCCGTGAGGTTTAGATCGGTAAGCATATTAGACAACAAAGTGATCAGCTTATTGCCCACATAGTGCCAGAAATAAAAGACCCTGTGCGTTCCTCCTAAAAATCTCGATCCATAAACAACATCAGCTTTTCCTTCAATAATAGGTTCAAATAGTGTTGGATAGTCCTTCGGGTCATACTCCAAATCCGCATCCTGTATAACTATAATATCTCCTTTGGCAGCTTTTATACCACTTCGGATAGCTGCGCCTTTTCCCATGTTTTTTTCATGAAATATGACCTTTGCATCGGTTAAAAATCCTCCCTTACCCTCATCCAATATGGGGTTGGCAGAGGTGGTGAAATGTGAACTGTGAACCGTGAACCGTGAACTTAAGTATTCCCTTGTCCCGTCTTTTGAGCCATCGTCTACTATAATAATTTCTTTATTATAGGGCGTATCTTCCACTTTTTTTAGCACATGGGAAATTGTATTGATTTCATTATATGCAGGAATTATCACTGATATAAGCATTTATAAAATATTATACATAAAATTATACAAATAACGAGAGCATTATCAAATATTTCTTGCATAATACTCAAATATTCTGTAAAAGTAAATCAAATGGACATTCCATATCTGGAATACTTTAGTCTCAATGAAAAACCCTTTGGGCTGACGCCTGACCCACTTTTTTATTATGAATCCACAACGCACAGGGAAGCCATTGACCACCTTAAGTTTTTTCTATCCCAAAAGGAAGGGTTTGCTTGCATTTACGGCGATGTGGGTACCGGAAAAACCGTATTGTCCCGTACTTTTTTAGGTTCACTTGATAAATCACTATACAACACTGCTCTTATATTAAATCCGATAATGGATGAAAAAGAGTTTTTGCTTGAAACCTTAAAAGAGCTCAATATTTCTCACGACAACCCATCAAAAAAAGAAATGTTTGACAAATTTCAGTTGTTTCTTCTTGAGGAATTTAAAAAAGGAAAAGAAACCATAATAATAATTGATGAGGCGCAGCTTCTTTCAGATGATATGCTTGAATTTATCAGGGTTCTGTCAAATCTGGAAACAGAAAAGGAAAAGATACTTCACACAATCCTTTTCGGCCAACAAGAACTGATAGAAAAGTTAAAAGAACCGCGAATGAGGTATTTATCCCAAAGAATAACCGTTATATACCGGCTGAAGCCTCTTTCCTTGAGAGAGGTTAACCTTTACATAACCCATAGGCTGCTCAAAGCAGGTTCAAAGGGATTTCTGCAGTTTAAAGACGATGCAATCAAGCTTATTTATTCTGCATCAAAGGGATATCCAAGGATCGTTAATGTTATCTGCGACAGATGCCTGATTCTTCTCTATTCAAAATCCGAAAGGACAGTCGATGAAGATATTGTAAATATGGTGCTTCAAGAGGAGAGTATTTCTACATTGGCGGAAATGATTAAAATTAAAAAAAGGCTTCCTGCGCTTCCCTACCTTATAGCAGCATTAATCGCAGTTATTCTCCTCCTATCATCTTTATTTAATTTGATTCCAATAGAAAAAATTATCCATAATATATTAACATCTAATACATATAAGGGGGGCTTCAAATGAAAAAAATACTTATTGCAGACAAAGATGAAAGTTTAAAGGATGCTTTTCGCGTTGTGTTCCCCAGCGATGAATACGAAATATTATTCACTTCAAACGGCAGAGAAGTTGAAAAGATCGTAGAAGAATATCGGCCCGAAATATATATTCTTAACACCAGCCTGGATAGAAGAAACGGTACAGATGTTTATGAAGACCTGAAAGAAAAAAATATGCTCCAGAATGTACGGTTTTTTTTCATGAAAGACGAAGGCATAGAATCAGATTTATCCGGTTATCAGATTGAGGGTGTCATTGAAAAACCTATTAATTTCTTTAGAGTCCATCAAATGATAGATAAAGAAGACGTTCTTCCTGAATTAAAAATTACAAAGAAAATAGAAGATAATGAAATCCAGAGAACTCAATCATACAGCGCTTTACCGAAAGAAAGAATGACCGTACTCGAAAATGAGTTGAAAAAAATTATTTATGATTCAATAGAAAGCATAAAGATGAGCATTGTAGATAAAATAACGCCAATAATCAGTCAATATATAGAAGAATACACAAAAAAGATTTTAAACGATGCAGCAGAAAAAGTTATACGGAATGAAATGGATAAGCTTTTGAGCTTAATAAGGGAATCAAGAAAATAACCATAGATTCCTACGAACAAAACAATACTCCGCTTATGGTATGAGTGGGCGACCCCCTTACGGGGCATGCGTGAGCCCCGGTAATTGTCTATACGTACCACATTTCCATTTCAAAGTCCTCGGAAGGCACCTTGATTGTAATATATCCTCTTACAGGAATTCTATCTACCGGCATCTCCTTTATCTTCACGGAAGACCATATATTGATCTTGTCGCCGGTGCTAACACCAAGGGACTTAAAAGCAACCTCAATTTCAAGAATGTCAGAGAAGGCTGCTTTTAAAGGCAAAGGACTTTCAATTAATCCCCCCTTCACATGGTAAACAGATTCAAAAGTTCCCTTTCCTTCAATATTTATCTCAAAAGAAAGATCATTAATATTCTGGATAAAAGATTTATCTACGTCTACTCTCATATACAATGAACGTTCATCAAATCCAAAATAGAACCCTTTCATAAGTAAAACAGAATCATGCATTGCAGCCCCGTGCCCCTTCCCTTCTATAAAACCGGAGCCCATCCATTCAAAATAGTTCGATACCCCTCCATCTATTTTTGGGTGTATAAAATTCACAGGTTCTCTTGTCGGTTTTACTTCCCTATCTTTAAGTATTACAGGAATGTTTAATTTTTCGGGAGGCTCTTCACCTAAAAATCTATAAACATTTGAGAGATTCTCACGAAAGAGAAAATCGAATACTTCGTCGCTCTCCGATGAATGCTCGTCGCCGTACCACCAGTTCCAGTCACTGCCCTCAGCAATATACACGGATTCCCAGGCGTTTTGATTCAGCCCATCAGGGTCTTTTGCTTCCAAAAAATCTCTCGTCTCGGAAAGCAAAGTCCAGCTTGTATTGTCCTCTACATGACCAATCCATATGGAAAAATTATTGCTGATCCATGAGCCTGCAAAACAGTGTGACAGCGTACCGATATCTTTTGTATCTTTAAGTATCTCAGAAACGGTCTGGCAAACAATATCTTTCTCCTTCAATATACCCTCATAAAGATATTTAAAAAAATCTCTTCCATCGTTCCTGTAGCTCTCCCATGCATTTTCTCCATCCATAACGATTGCAACCAGAGGTTTCTGGATTTTGTCTTTTACGGATTCCCCTATCTTTTTTACCCTTCTTATTAAATCCATTGCCGCATCTTTAGGGTCTGATTTGGAATAATGGAAAGAAATAAGATCGGATAAATATTTATCCCTGAAAACAATGTTGATTTTTTTGCCTGACTTTTCAAGGCAATACGGCCTGTATAACACTTCAGGATTTATAAGAAAACCTTCGTTGTCTCTTTTACCTTCCTGATTCAGACTTTTATAAAGAATTTCCTCATCTGTTGCGACCCATTCAATACCATGCTCCATGTATAATTGAAGGGCATTATCACTCACAGAGCCTTCCGGAGGCCACATACCTTTCGAATTAAATTGAAATGTCTGATAAAAAAATTCTTTCGCTTTGCTTATTTGGGCTGATGCATCTTTCGGGCTGGCAAAGAGTTTCTCGGGCAAACTGCAATCAGGCATTGCATCCCTTGCAATCCTGTTGTCAATTAAAAGCGGGATTATGGGGTGATAAAAAGGTGATGTAGAAAGCTCTATTGTGCCATTTAATGAAAGTTCTTTGCAAAGTGGGATAATGCCCTTTAAAATATCTTTCTGAACATTTTCTAATATACGCTTATCGTCTTCGCCGTATCCCTTGCCTTTAGATTTCAAATATTTCAAATCGTCATAATGCTCATAAAACAACGGATCAATCCAGGAAAGAAAAAATAAAACCTGTATATCCTGGAAGTCTTCATCATTAAAATAACCTAAAATATCTTTAATATGCTCTTTAGGATAATAAAACCCTCTCTTCCGTAAAAGTTCATAATATCTCGGGAAAGGTCTTATCATATTGTCCCAGTTTGCATTAAAAAAATTCACCAATAAAAATATTTTTTCATTTTCGGACAGATCTTTAGGCGTCTTTTTGAATATATCCAGATATGTATCTTTTACATTTAAATCTTCGTAATCAATAAGCTGCAGCAACAGCGAAGGGACAAAATTAAAATTCTGCCTTATACCGTCAAATTCTTTTAACAAAAAGGGCATATCATAGTAATCTTTCGTGCCGTGAAGCAGCACCCAGGGGAGCATGTATTCACCGGTGTAAAGGTTTTTATAGTACGGTTGGTGCATATGCCAGATGAATGAAAGGTAAATATTATCCATAATATATTATTCGCATAAAGTTATTATTTCTTTAACACACTAATCTTTTTAATCCCAAGTATCATAAATATCATCTAACTTCAAGAAGTCTGAACATTATTTCATTATTACTAATTTCCATAATACCCACTGTGCCAGGAGGATTTACAGGTTTTCTAAAAGAACCGGGGTTAAACATAACTATATTGCCCTTTTTTGCATGAAGCGGCATATGGGAATGGCCGAAAATGATGGCGTCAACCTCGTGAAATTCATTGGAAACAAGCGTTTCTACAAAATACGGCGGGCCCTTGCCATGCATAATCCCTATTTTCTTACCATTGATTTCTTCTATCCTTTTATACGGAAGTATGGCTTGCAATTCACGGCAATCCATATTCCCCCTGACAGCCTTCAGATCCCAATTACAGAGGTATTCATAAACCCCTATCCCTATCATGTCGCCTGCATGAATTATTATGTCTATATCTGAAAATATTGTTTTTATTGCCGATTTAAAGCTGTCCGTGGCTGTATCAAGGTGCGTATCAGAAAGAATCCCTATCTTTGTCATGCCTTATATACTCTATATAAAACAATCTTTCATGTCAATGGGCTATCATTATAAAACCTCATGAACTAATATGCAGAACTCCGGCCAACGTCCATAAATCAACAACAATACAAAGTATGCACATTATATAAACACCAGAATTCTATACTATTGACAAAATGCTTAGGAACAGGCAGTGTAATAAGCATATCAAGGAGATTCGCATGGAAGGAAGGGAAGATGCTGCCTGTAAAGACAATTATTCAATTAAACCGCTGGAGCTTACAGAGATTAAAGCGGCCGGCGGCATCGAGATCACAGGAAATATATTCCTTCTGTCCCCTCAAGGATGCTGTGCGCAAACCGTACTGCCATTCTGGGCAAGAGTAATAGGTACTGTAAAAAACCAAGCTCAGCAAGAAATTATGATAAATATTACTGTAACGCTGTTCAACAATGAAAACGAAACGCTTGAAAAACACTCGGATATAATTATAGTTGACGCCGGACAAAAGGCTGAGTTTGATGTAAAGCTTCCGGTATATAATAAACATATGCAAAAATACTCCATAGAAGTTGAAGAAATAGACGAATTTATTTAGTTCATACAGTGAGCGAGAAGGGATGGTTTCGGCAACTTATGCTGCTGGAGGAGGCGACCGGGTACCTGTCCACGGGTGTCCCGATAATTGTTTTCTATAAACGAAAAGCCGGTATTCCCTGTTACTTACTGGAAGGACATAAGGCATTACATAGTCCAATTCAAATCCCTGATATATTATCTGGTCTTCGCCCTTACCCTTTAGGACAAAAGCACAACCTCCAGTCCGAATATGCCTTCCCCCTTTTTCTAATATCGCTTCTATACTCCCGAATCCTTTTACAATAAGCGCATCTGCCTCTATAGGATCCAGTGTTTCTATCCTGCCGTGTAATGCTACAAAATTTTTCAGGTGCATGGTTCTTTTTATATGTCTTTGGAATTGAATCTTTTTCAGACTTTTATCCACTGAAATGATTTTAAAATTTTCATTCAATATCGCAATAGGAATTGCAAGAATCCCGCTGCCGGAACCTAAATCCAGAACGGATTTCTTTTCATGCATATATCCATATAGAAAAAATGCATCATATAATAGCTCGCTAACAATACGATTTAATTCCTTCAGGCCGGTAAGGTTCATATGCTTATTCCATTTCTTAAGTTCAAGTGCATAAAAGCATAGGTCGTTTACTATCTTTTCATTGTACGGAATATGAAAAAAATTTAGCCCTTTCTGTATTATTTTGTCTAATTCCATCATACTTAAGGATAGCATAAAAAAATTTCTTCTGTTATAATTAAGCATGCATAAATTGATAATCCTCTTGATAGCATGTCTTTTAATGTTTTCATGCGCTTCTAAAACACCTAAAAAATCTGAAAACCCTGGTGATATTTACGTAGAGGGCGTCAATTATTTGAAAATGAAAAAATATGATAAAGCTATAGAAGATTTCTCTTACATAAGGGAAAACTTTCCCTTTGACCCAATTTCTTTCATAGCATCGGTTAAGCTTGGCGATGTATACTTCGCAAAAAAAGAGTACTTTCTCGCATCAGGCGTATATGAAGATTTCTTTAGTACCCACCCTGAAGATGAAAATATCCCTTACGTGCTTACAAGGCTTTGCGAGTGTTATGAAAAGCTGTCCCTTTCTTTTGACAGGGACCAGGCATATACCTTAAAGGCAATTGAAAAGTATATTTATTTAAAAAACCGTTTTTCTGCAAGCAGCTATGCAAAAGATATTGATTTAAAATTAAAGGTATTAAGCCAGAAGCTTGCCGACCGTGAGTTATATATCGGCGAGTTCTATTACAGAACAGACCAGTATAATGCATCCATATTGAGACTTGAATATTTCCTGAAAAAATTTTCTTACGCTAAAGGCGTAGATAAGGCACTATTTTATTTGAGCATGGCATATAGAGCAATTGGAAATTTCCAAAAAAGCGATTTTTACTCGGATATCCTTAAAAAAGAATACCCGAAAAGTTTATTCGCAAAAACAACTATAAGAGAAAGAAGAAGTCTTCAATTAGCAAAAACCGACAAAACATTGTTGTCTCTTGAAGGAAAAAATAAAAAGGAAATTGAATTAGGACCTCAACCAATAAAGACAAAAACAGAGGAACAAGAAAGCAAGCTCGCCTTTTTTGATGAAACTAAGCCGATCGATATAGTTTCCGACACCATGGAA is a window encoding:
- the bamD gene encoding outer membrane protein assembly factor BamD, yielding MHKLIILLIACLLMFSCASKTPKKSENPGDIYVEGVNYLKMKKYDKAIEDFSYIRENFPFDPISFIASVKLGDVYFAKKEYFLASGVYEDFFSTHPEDENIPYVLTRLCECYEKLSLSFDRDQAYTLKAIEKYIYLKNRFSASSYAKDIDLKLKVLSQKLADRELYIGEFYYRTDQYNASILRLEYFLKKFSYAKGVDKALFYLSMAYRAIGNFQKSDFYSDILKKEYPKSLFAKTTIRERRSLQLAKTDKTLLSLEGKNKKEIELGPQPIKTKTEEQESKLAFFDETKPIDIVSDTMEGFDKEKYVIFKGSVVAKQEDLFIFSDIIEAHMNEATNEIEKAYAKGNVKIVKKERTATCNEAEFNNTKAEIILKGNVIVYSGLDKLTGEVVTYYVDDDRVVVQGEKEKKARITVTPK
- a CDS encoding response regulator; this encodes MKKILIADKDESLKDAFRVVFPSDEYEILFTSNGREVEKIVEEYRPEIYILNTSLDRRNGTDVYEDLKEKNMLQNVRFFFMKDEGIESDLSGYQIEGVIEKPINFFRVHQMIDKEDVLPELKITKKIEDNEIQRTQSYSALPKERMTVLENELKKIIYDSIESIKMSIVDKITPIISQYIEEYTKKILNDAAEKVIRNEMDKLLSLIRESRK
- a CDS encoding YfcE family phosphodiesterase; this translates as MTKIGILSDTHLDTATDSFKSAIKTIFSDIDIIIHAGDMIGIGVYEYLCNWDLKAVRGNMDCRELQAILPYKRIEEINGKKIGIMHGKGPPYFVETLVSNEFHEVDAIIFGHSHMPLHAKKGNIVMFNPGSFRKPVNPPGTVGIMEISNNEIMFRLLEVR
- the rsmG gene encoding 16S rRNA (guanine(527)-N(7))-methyltransferase RsmG, with translation MLSLSMMELDKIIQKGLNFFHIPYNEKIVNDLCFYALELKKWNKHMNLTGLKELNRIVSELLYDAFFLYGYMHEKKSVLDLGSGSGILAIPIAILNENFKIISVDKSLKKIQFQRHIKRTMHLKNFVALHGRIETLDPIEADALIVKGFGSIEAILEKGGRHIRTGGCAFVLKGKGEDQIIYQGFELDYVMPYVLPVSNREYRLFVYRKQLSGHPWTGTRSPPPAA
- a CDS encoding glycoside hydrolase family 57 protein; amino-acid sequence: MDNIYLSFIWHMHQPYYKNLYTGEYMLPWVLLHGTKDYYDMPFLLKEFDGIRQNFNFVPSLLLQLIDYEDLNVKDTYLDIFKKTPKDLSENEKIFLLVNFFNANWDNMIRPFPRYYELLRKRGFYYPKEHIKDILGYFNDEDFQDIQVLFFLSWIDPLFYEHYDDLKYLKSKGKGYGEDDKRILENVQKDILKGIIPLCKELSLNGTIELSTSPFYHPIIPLLIDNRIARDAMPDCSLPEKLFASPKDASAQISKAKEFFYQTFQFNSKGMWPPEGSVSDNALQLYMEHGIEWVATDEEILYKSLNQEGKRDNEGFLINPEVLYRPYCLEKSGKKINIVFRDKYLSDLISFHYSKSDPKDAAMDLIRRVKKIGESVKDKIQKPLVAIVMDGENAWESYRNDGRDFFKYLYEGILKEKDIVCQTVSEILKDTKDIGTLSHCFAGSWISNNFSIWIGHVEDNTSWTLLSETRDFLEAKDPDGLNQNAWESVYIAEGSDWNWWYGDEHSSESDEVFDFLFRENLSNVYRFLGEEPPEKLNIPVILKDREVKPTREPVNFIHPKIDGGVSNYFEWMGSGFIEGKGHGAAMHDSVLLMKGFYFGFDERSLYMRVDVDKSFIQNINDLSFEINIEGKGTFESVYHVKGGLIESPLPLKAAFSDILEIEVAFKSLGVSTGDKINIWSSVKIKEMPVDRIPVRGYITIKVPSEDFEMEMWYV